The following coding sequences are from one Ruminococcus flavefaciens AE3010 window:
- a CDS encoding TraM recognition domain-containing protein has protein sequence MSKFSFEAFAKYADDAGNTQSSDAMLSHQVSWPISQYSFETVKPKKAGTPIGVMDKIFSGNAWLEPKAYLDNYSKRGLTPRRIFQDKLSYLWKFKERNGYEGNIAKFRILQALVVNPRAPSEYECICIELEYDGKVFTITLTMREYMKRDVLPYLSFIRRNPDCPEKYLEAAFYLAVQEITERKFMFTPRHSGWSEDDNGHLIFASCEIVNPQYKFCYPADVQERQLLKTQRALVEIAKDYSKSLPKIWQYKLLVALRIASLLLYFLRKEGIRPDQLFVVEPASSSVARIAIALLKTQNYGSQVITPLMSNKSVLKKALRYANDGMIVLNDEARVENVKRHEELLQVVVDDLQGTNGIEDSTRHLTSIICENPCVIPEDTPAMYINLCEKLNIGDPDKLQRLSGEFDSALIQAIVNDPTNMLAFIKNALKKAELETPTVQNSENINSKKMIRVAISIMFAYGLISTEETKSILTWMKSASDNRDDSVTAIVNDFIAVLNELISTGIFKITTQKGFPYYKLQSKTIVYDGLWLNFEPELWDYILMRMRTCKKKYKILKALEKCMEKNHRQKEYKRNINVDIAPNIQISISVFSLPIIILYPSNLEKVRELKYVGYQLTKVEAANIKLRPLVMNRAGTCLYGQNMEPDLNYHQLISGDSRSGKSTYEGEQAVGAAINDEQVLIVDNDGSWSEREVRKRLPESIIDKYFSFWSIPKKGLPVNLADVSDCDDLTEKKDRIKSVLSCAARRLGDKQGKVLYKRIGVMLKDKNDDINIYDILAYLDEKDENQKALRDKIEGVLEDFEELPTPKTSWREFFSSQKKIVVISSGFDSVAKGSYVTDMLLASYYAYKQHFPETRNTIILDEAQDLDISTDSAIDKLLRKGAKNGIRMLIATQHFSALKDKLGKTFGNCRTLIFFRPEYVDFADISKLTGVDTATLASLEQGQCLVYGLLYDKTAGKNKQATVIGWTYINQVLRRATSNEPRLNINRFKFRKS, from the coding sequence ATGAGTAAATTTTCATTTGAAGCATTTGCAAAGTATGCAGATGACGCTGGAAACACTCAAAGCTCTGATGCTATGCTTTCACATCAGGTATCTTGGCCAATAAGTCAATACAGTTTTGAAACTGTAAAGCCTAAAAAGGCCGGTACTCCGATAGGAGTTATGGATAAGATCTTTTCGGGCAACGCTTGGCTGGAGCCGAAGGCGTATCTTGATAATTACTCTAAGCGAGGATTAACTCCTCGACGGATTTTTCAGGATAAGCTCAGCTATCTGTGGAAATTTAAAGAAAGAAACGGATACGAAGGCAATATTGCAAAATTTCGTATTTTGCAAGCACTTGTCGTAAATCCAAGAGCTCCCAGTGAGTATGAGTGCATCTGCATCGAGCTTGAATATGATGGTAAGGTGTTTACAATCACTTTGACAATGAGAGAATATATGAAACGAGATGTTCTACCATATCTTTCGTTTATTCGTCGTAATCCGGATTGTCCTGAAAAATACCTTGAAGCTGCATTCTATCTTGCCGTTCAGGAAATTACAGAGCGAAAATTTATGTTTACTCCTAGGCATTCTGGGTGGAGCGAAGATGATAATGGCCACTTGATTTTTGCTTCATGCGAAATAGTGAATCCTCAGTATAAGTTCTGCTATCCAGCAGATGTGCAAGAAAGACAGCTGTTGAAGACACAGCGGGCTCTTGTGGAGATCGCTAAGGATTATTCTAAGTCATTACCAAAGATATGGCAATACAAGCTCCTTGTTGCTCTTAGAATTGCCAGTCTGTTGCTCTATTTCCTTAGAAAAGAAGGTATCAGGCCTGACCAACTTTTTGTTGTTGAACCTGCGAGCTCTTCTGTAGCCAGGATAGCAATTGCGTTGTTAAAAACGCAAAATTATGGCTCACAGGTTATTACGCCTTTAATGTCAAATAAAAGCGTACTGAAAAAGGCTTTGCGTTATGCAAATGATGGTATGATTGTTCTAAACGATGAGGCTCGAGTGGAGAATGTCAAAAGACACGAAGAGCTGCTTCAGGTTGTGGTTGATGATCTACAAGGAACGAATGGTATTGAGGATAGTACGAGGCATTTGACTTCGATTATCTGTGAGAATCCATGCGTAATCCCTGAAGATACGCCGGCGATGTATATTAATCTCTGCGAAAAATTAAATATCGGAGATCCGGATAAGCTTCAGAGACTATCAGGTGAGTTCGATTCCGCATTGATACAGGCTATCGTAAACGATCCTACAAATATGCTGGCATTCATCAAAAATGCTCTAAAGAAAGCTGAGCTTGAAACTCCGACTGTTCAGAATTCTGAAAACATCAACTCGAAAAAGATGATACGAGTAGCGATTTCAATAATGTTTGCTTATGGTCTGATATCAACAGAAGAAACCAAGAGCATTCTTACATGGATGAAGTCGGCTAGTGATAATCGCGACGACTCCGTTACGGCTATCGTTAACGATTTTATTGCAGTATTGAATGAGCTTATATCAACTGGTATCTTTAAAATAACTACTCAGAAAGGTTTCCCGTATTATAAATTACAGAGTAAAACAATCGTTTACGACGGTTTGTGGCTGAATTTTGAGCCTGAACTCTGGGATTATATTTTGATGCGCATGCGAACCTGTAAGAAAAAATACAAGATTCTTAAAGCACTCGAAAAATGTATGGAAAAAAATCATAGACAGAAAGAGTACAAGCGGAATATAAATGTAGATATAGCTCCTAATATTCAAATATCAATAAGTGTCTTTAGCCTACCAATTATAATTCTATATCCTTCCAATTTAGAAAAGGTCAGAGAGTTAAAGTATGTCGGTTATCAGTTAACGAAGGTTGAAGCGGCGAATATCAAACTCAGACCTTTGGTAATGAACCGAGCAGGTACTTGCCTGTATGGACAGAATATGGAACCGGATTTGAATTATCATCAGTTGATTTCAGGAGATTCTCGTAGTGGCAAGAGCACGTATGAAGGCGAGCAGGCTGTAGGCGCTGCTATAAATGATGAACAAGTTCTAATTGTAGATAATGATGGATCATGGTCAGAGCGTGAGGTAAGGAAGCGTCTTCCGGAAAGTATAATTGATAAGTATTTTTCCTTCTGGAGCATCCCAAAAAAAGGATTGCCAGTTAACCTTGCCGACGTTAGCGATTGTGATGATCTTACCGAGAAAAAGGATCGCATAAAAAGCGTTCTATCCTGTGCGGCAAGAAGGCTTGGTGATAAGCAGGGCAAAGTGTTATACAAACGCATAGGTGTAATGTTAAAGGATAAAAATGACGATATAAATATATATGATATACTTGCTTATCTGGATGAAAAAGATGAGAATCAAAAGGCTTTACGCGATAAAATTGAAGGTGTCCTTGAAGATTTTGAAGAACTACCAACTCCAAAGACTTCATGGAGAGAATTCTTCTCTTCCCAGAAGAAGATAGTTGTAATTTCCTCAGGCTTTGATAGTGTAGCTAAAGGTTCATATGTGACAGATATGCTACTTGCGAGCTATTACGCCTACAAGCAGCATTTCCCTGAGACTCGTAATACAATAATTCTTGATGAAGCGCAAGATCTGGATATAAGCACTGATAGCGCAATTGACAAATTGCTACGAAAGGGTGCAAAAAATGGTATCCGTATGCTGATAGCAACGCAGCATTTTTCAGCTCTTAAGGACAAACTTGGTAAAACTTTCGGAAACTGCAGAACGCTAATATTCTTTCGTCCGGAATACGTTGATTTCGCGGACATCTCTAAGCTCACAGGTGTTGATACAGCTACTCTTGCAAGTCTGGAGCAGGGGCAGTGTCTGGTTTACGGTCTGCTTTATGATAAAACAGCAGGCAAAAACAAGCAGGCTACTGTCATCGGCTGGACATATATCAATCAGGTTCTGAGAAGGGCAACAAGTAATGAGCCGCGTCTCAATATCAACAGATTTAAATTCAGAAAAAGCTAG
- a CDS encoding YolD-like family protein, producing the protein MDKRITQRHADRAVQFAPFAALKGYYEAVRIQERITEPRKELSEDEAEELSNTLNKLRLGITVKIRYYDIDAYTNIEGVVTEINIPYRRLKVIKTTIPFDDIYTIEMLGKDVCF; encoded by the coding sequence ATGGATAAGAGGATTACACAGCGGCACGCAGACAGAGCTGTTCAGTTTGCTCCTTTTGCTGCACTTAAAGGTTACTATGAAGCCGTAAGGATACAGGAACGTATAACTGAACCGCGTAAGGAACTGAGTGAGGACGAAGCCGAGGAATTGTCCAATACTCTGAATAAGCTTCGTTTAGGTATAACTGTCAAGATTCGATATTACGACATTGACGCATACACAAACATTGAGGGAGTAGTAACAGAAATCAACATTCCTTATCGCAGGCTTAAGGTCATAAAGACTACTATCCCGTTCGATGACATCTACACCATTGAGATGCTCGGTAAAGACGTATGCTTTTAG
- a CDS encoding site-specific integrase encodes MPKRKFPEAWQLKSGNWHTQVFVGYDENGKKIRESFTASTKREAERMAAEYIVNGMKRKARFTVADAIDGYISAKQNVLAPSTLRGYGILRRNRLQSLMRLDVSEVNSYTVQQAINEDAAKVGAKTIKEGVHLICAALKLYDIRPVLSVTYPARKPKLKELPTAEQVMNMVRGTDIELPCLLAMWLSLRMSEVRGLQFRDLKDNVLTICRSNIYFDGSNIVRDVNKTYKSTRRLTIPGYIKDLINAVPHERDDDFIVQMEYQTLRSKFYKLLAEYGYHMTFHDLRHLSASVMLMLNIPDKYAMERGGWSTNSTLKSVYQHTFSEERKKVDEKIDKYFNSLLYENEK; translated from the coding sequence ATGCCAAAACGTAAGTTTCCAGAGGCTTGGCAATTAAAGTCAGGCAACTGGCACACACAAGTATTTGTCGGATATGACGAAAATGGTAAGAAAATTCGTGAGTCTTTCACTGCATCGACAAAGCGGGAAGCGGAGAGAATGGCTGCCGAGTATATCGTCAACGGTATGAAACGCAAGGCTCGATTTACGGTAGCCGATGCAATTGATGGATATATCAGCGCAAAGCAAAACGTGCTTGCACCGTCTACACTGAGAGGATACGGTATTCTTCGCAGAAACCGTTTACAGAGCTTAATGCGGCTCGATGTAAGTGAGGTTAACAGCTATACAGTACAGCAGGCTATAAACGAAGACGCTGCAAAGGTAGGCGCAAAAACGATTAAAGAAGGCGTTCATCTTATATGTGCAGCGCTGAAGCTCTACGACATAAGACCTGTGCTGAGTGTTACATACCCTGCAAGAAAGCCGAAGCTGAAGGAGCTTCCCACAGCGGAGCAGGTAATGAATATGGTTCGCGGTACAGATATTGAACTGCCGTGCCTGCTTGCAATGTGGTTGTCGTTACGTATGAGTGAGGTCCGAGGATTACAGTTCCGTGACCTAAAAGACAATGTACTCACTATATGCCGTAGTAATATTTACTTTGACGGCAGCAACATTGTTCGCGATGTTAATAAGACATACAAGTCGACGAGAAGGCTGACAATACCAGGCTACATAAAGGATCTCATAAATGCTGTTCCTCATGAAAGAGATGATGATTTTATTGTTCAGATGGAATACCAGACGCTCCGTAGCAAGTTCTATAAGCTTCTCGCTGAGTACGGCTATCATATGACCTTCCATGATCTGCGTCATTTATCAGCGAGCGTTATGCTCATGCTCAATATCCCTGATAAGTACGCAATGGAAAGGGGAGGGTGGTCAACAAATTCCACGTTAAAGTCGGTATATCAGCATACATTCTCAGAAGAACGTAAGAAAGTTGATGAAAAGATAGACAAATACTTCAACAGTCTGCTTTATGAGAATGAGAAGTAA
- the spo0A gene encoding sporulation transcription factor Spo0A, whose amino-acid sequence MENKRIKVLIGDDSASNGVKVAATLREYDMIAFTRKKHSRAILDSIINDTPDVVILDLTLQDTDAIWLMDHVRETLVKTPVFIVVSEIQNSFIERQVIENGASYFLAKPYDIQSLPSIIKSVCTVPLTAGYTDTEIMVTEIIQKLGVPAHIKGYHYLRTAILSAIDNNKLMECVTKLLYPCVAQKYETTSSRVERAIRHAIEIAWDRGNSEVINSFFGYTIDNYRGRPTNSEFIALVTDKIRLQLK is encoded by the coding sequence ATGGAAAACAAACGAATCAAAGTATTGATCGGTGACGATTCAGCATCAAACGGAGTAAAAGTAGCAGCAACGCTCAGGGAATACGATATGATCGCATTCACCCGAAAGAAACACAGCAGAGCGATACTTGATTCCATTATTAACGACACCCCTGATGTCGTCATTCTCGATCTCACACTGCAGGATACTGATGCCATATGGCTTATGGACCACGTCAGAGAAACTCTTGTAAAAACGCCTGTGTTCATTGTTGTATCTGAGATACAGAACAGCTTTATCGAGCGTCAGGTCATTGAAAACGGAGCTTCATATTTCCTTGCAAAGCCATATGATATTCAGTCACTGCCGTCCATAATCAAGTCGGTATGTACCGTACCGCTTACAGCAGGCTATACCGACACAGAGATAATGGTCACCGAGATAATCCAGAAGCTCGGCGTACCTGCCCACATAAAGGGCTATCATTATCTGCGGACAGCTATTCTCAGTGCCATTGACAACAACAAGCTCATGGAATGCGTAACAAAGCTGCTGTATCCCTGTGTGGCGCAGAAATACGAAACAACATCATCACGAGTCGAAAGAGCTATCCGTCATGCTATAGAGATAGCGTGGGACAGAGGAAACTCAGAAGTAATAAACAGCTTTTTCGGATACACCATCGATAATTATCGGGGACGTCCCACCAACTCTGAGTTTATAGCTCTTGTGACCGATAAGATAAGGCTTCAGCTGAAATAA
- a CDS encoding bifunctional diguanylate cyclase/phosphodiesterase, whose protein sequence is MDFDRIVADHKCRSCIISVEKYQDGSYGNIRVVAANKAHRDDSEKVFGRPFVPDSPYSDSLPQDKNFEDFMYRCACLGQPLHTYVHVERMGLWVNMFLLPLESDKENVGYCLYSCDISPYADAEQQASLSADTATSALEICIKLQNAKKDDVHQVFQDIIEEIRKICGADHCCIFNHDMEKSKYIKFCEATEHESNIRSDEIYSNDSFYDIAESFEAAIHGSSCLIIKDERDLEWLESENKDFYLLLTDNGVKSAVLFPLKHNDQILGYLWALNYKTEDTVRIKETLELSTFFIASEIANYQLMKQLEILSSIDLLTGCKNRNSMNNYVNDVITGKVELIVPYAVIFADLNGLKRVNDEKGHSSGDRLLRTASAILSQIFYDCDVYRAGGDEFMLIAQGIDEAELKTRLVQLDEKSAIDSDVNFAVGYYFVSNGEDIRMAMKNADEKMYINKKEFYNMHPELKYR, encoded by the coding sequence ATGGATTTTGACAGGATAGTAGCAGATCATAAATGCAGAAGCTGTATTATATCGGTTGAAAAATATCAGGACGGCAGTTATGGTAATATCCGTGTTGTTGCGGCTAATAAAGCACATCGTGACGATTCGGAAAAGGTGTTCGGCCGTCCGTTTGTACCTGATTCGCCATATTCGGACTCTTTGCCACAAGATAAAAACTTTGAGGACTTCATGTATCGTTGTGCTTGTCTTGGTCAGCCGCTTCATACGTATGTTCACGTAGAGCGTATGGGGTTATGGGTCAATATGTTTCTTCTTCCTCTTGAATCAGATAAGGAAAACGTAGGATACTGCCTGTATTCATGCGATATTTCGCCATATGCCGATGCTGAGCAGCAGGCAAGTCTTTCAGCAGACACAGCAACATCTGCTCTTGAGATATGTATAAAGCTCCAGAATGCCAAAAAAGATGATGTTCATCAGGTATTTCAGGATATTATTGAAGAGATCCGTAAGATATGCGGTGCGGATCATTGCTGTATTTTCAATCATGATATGGAAAAAAGCAAATATATCAAATTCTGCGAAGCAACAGAGCATGAAAGTAATATAAGGTCTGATGAAATATATAGTAATGACAGCTTTTATGATATTGCAGAATCGTTTGAAGCTGCTATTCATGGCAGTTCATGCCTTATAATAAAAGATGAACGTGACTTGGAATGGCTTGAATCAGAGAACAAGGACTTTTATTTGCTGCTTACGGATAACGGAGTAAAAAGTGCCGTTCTTTTTCCGTTGAAGCATAACGATCAGATACTTGGTTATTTATGGGCTTTGAACTACAAGACCGAGGATACAGTAAGGATTAAGGAGACACTTGAATTGTCTACATTTTTCATTGCATCGGAAATTGCCAACTATCAGTTGATGAAGCAGCTTGAGATACTCAGTTCTATTGACCTGCTTACTGGATGCAAGAACCGTAATTCAATGAATAATTATGTCAATGATGTTATAACAGGAAAAGTTGAATTGATTGTACCATATGCTGTTATATTCGCTGATCTTAATGGATTGAAGCGGGTAAACGATGAGAAAGGTCACAGTTCAGGCGATAGACTGTTAAGGACAGCTTCAGCCATTCTTAGTCAGATATTTTATGACTGCGACGTTTACCGTGCAGGCGGAGACGAGTTTATGCTGATAGCACAGGGAATTGACGAAGCTGAGCTGAAAACAAGACTTGTACAGCTTGATGAGAAATCCGCCATAGACAGTGATGTTAATTTTGCTGTGGGCTATTACTTTGTAAGCAACGGAGAGGATATTCGTATGGCGATGAAGAATGCAGATGAAAAAATGTATATCAACAAAAAAGAGTTTTACAATATGCATCCTGAGCTGAAATACAGATAA
- a CDS encoding recombinase family protein — protein MARYRLVPTREQNEDRQIEALTKFGVPVQNIIIDKASGKDTEREGYQYLKRQILRKGDTLVIKELDRLSRNKTDIKRELEQFKDMGIRVKILDIPTTLTDFPPEQAWVLDMINAILIEVLGSIAENERNKIRARQREGIVAAKRKNIKFGRPSKPLPDNWEQVLAEVRCGNKKPVEAMRELGISRSHYYRLYKIT, from the coding sequence TTGGCAAGATACAGGTTAGTACCTACGCGAGAACAAAACGAGGACAGGCAGATTGAAGCTCTGACTAAGTTCGGAGTGCCTGTACAGAACATCATCATCGACAAGGCTTCAGGTAAGGACACTGAACGTGAAGGATACCAGTATCTCAAACGACAGATTCTCCGTAAAGGCGATACCCTTGTTATCAAAGAGCTGGATCGACTGAGCAGAAACAAGACTGACATCAAACGAGAACTGGAACAGTTTAAAGATATGGGCATCCGTGTAAAGATACTGGATATACCTACTACACTTACAGACTTCCCGCCGGAGCAGGCTTGGGTGCTTGACATGATAAACGCAATATTGATAGAAGTACTCGGTTCGATAGCTGAAAATGAACGTAACAAGATACGAGCCCGCCAACGTGAAGGCATAGTAGCAGCCAAACGAAAGAACATAAAGTTTGGACGTCCCTCAAAGCCTCTGCCTGATAACTGGGAGCAGGTGTTGGCAGAAGTCCGCTGCGGAAACAAGAAGCCTGTCGAAGCGATGAGAGAGCTGGGAATCTCGCGTTCACACTATTACAGGCTGTACAAAATAACGTGA